One Scophthalmus maximus strain ysfricsl-2021 chromosome 7, ASM2237912v1, whole genome shotgun sequence genomic window, tcgctttagaatcgctcactgcccctttaagtgttaGACGGAGAGCAgatatcaatcaatctatctatctgtcttctCCCCTTCTAAAACTTAAATCTTCCAACATTTTACAAACATGTTCtatatttcttctctctctctctctccggctctaTTTGTcagtctgtctatctatctacctttctatctatctaatatctatctatctatctgtatatctatctatcaatctaactttctatctatctgtatatctatctatcaatctaactttctatctatctatctgtttatctatctatctatttatctatctatctatctaactttctatctgtctttctatctatctaactttctatttatctatctatctatctgtttatctatctatctatctatcaatctaactttctatctatctgtgtgtctgtctatcaaAGATAGATGTGTGATAGATCTATGATTTCTATCATATTTAGATCTATGATAGGTAGACGGGAGACAGGGATGGAgcaagtcagagagagagagagagagagagagagagagagagagagagagagagagagagagagagagagagagagggagagagagagagagagagagagagagagagagagagagagagagagagaggtgtgttgGATTAAGTggaggggcggggaggggggcggggaggggggcggtCCGCACACCGTGATTGGAAAACATCAGAGACGCGCACGCGCTAATCCGATGATGGGTCTCCGTTAccggggggcggggcctgagaGTTGGAGCGGGGCGGGAGCATCTTGCGCTGGCGTCGCCTCCTCTCGAGCCTCCTTTTGTGTTCGCAAACTCTCATATCTCACATATCAATAATTCAGGCGCGCGcgcgacagacagagagagagagagagagagagagagagagagagagagagagagagagagagagagagacggagctccctccctcccgcgcGCCATGAGCTCTGCTGCCTCGTCGTCACTCGTCCAGGGCCGCTGCGCACCGCGTGCGACTCCCGCGTCCTGCGTCTCCAAGTGACacgacaagaagaagaagaagaagaagaagaagaagaaacaagtgaGGAGAACGGGTGAAAACTGGGAATCGGACCGGACACACGGGAGCTGATAAAGCGACTCTCCGGACAGAGTGAGAATAAACCCGCCCGGTGTCCAGAGACGCGCCGAGGGAGGAAGAGTTTGCTGCGGGCTTCATCGAGTCCGACAACACCGGCGTGGCGTCCGACCCGTCGAACCAAACCTCCTCGCGGTTCCGtctgggggggtggtggtgggggggggggcagaaatcCGCGGGAAACTCTTCTCAcctgactctttttttattcccccccaaaaacaagAAGGACACCTGACTGGGAGCAGTCCGCCTCCCGTCCCGTTGCTCCGGTATGTTGGCGCTTCGCCTGCTGCTCGGCGCCGTGTGCCTCGCGGCGGGTCCGGCCCGCGCGCAGAACGAGACGGAGCCCATCGTGCTGGAGGGCAAGTGCCTGGTGGTGTGCGACTCCAACCCGGCCGCGGACCCCACGGGCACCGCGCTCGGCATCTCGGTGCGCTCCGGCAGCGCCAAGGTGGCGTTCTCCGCCGTGCGCAACACCAACCACGAGCCCTCCGAGATGAGCAACCGCACCATGGTCATCTACTTCGACCGGGTAGGAGCActgagacaataaataaatatgtatatatatgtttatatatgtatctGCTCTGTTCTATTATACtgttaaataataatgtcaacGGCAAAGTAAGTTTATTATTGTTCTTTTCCAAGTCAGTTTTTATTTGGAGGGAAATGTTGTCGAGCAGATGTGAAGTTTTAGATggtgtttgtttggtgtgtggCATTTATTTTTACCTGCTGTGGCAACTGATACATTGCCTATATTGTGATTACAACTTGCTTATCAGTGGAGGGGAATCATAAAATATGCCACATATTAATGTGCAGTTGATTATTTAACAACCTCCCAGGGTTCGTTTCCCttcgtctttttattttttatttttttttggcatctgAAAACTGACTTCAAACTTGTGTGCAATAAATGCTAAACTTAGTCCAGAGGTGCTATATAagagatatagatataatcGATGGATATCGAtggatatagatagatagaaccCCAGGCTCGATGAGACGATGGACTTGTGCCATATAGAGTCTGGACATTTTTACGCGCATTTTACGCGCATCTCgttcctcttccacctctggACTGCCTCCGTAGcgattcttcttttctgtttaaataGGTTATACATTTCCCAAAGTGGTTTGGGGAAAATATTAAGGCCTGTGGGAAAGGAAAGATGAACATTTCAACGTTTTCTGTGCTGACTGCTATGCAAATACGGGAACTGACATCTCCGCCAAATAATTTAGTCACGGCGGGTCACGGGGGCGAGGTGTCCTCCAGTTACGCGCCCGCCGATAAAGGTTAATCCTCCCGTTCAATTACACGCCACCGTTCGCCTCCGTCCATAAAAAGCAGACATTTAGGGCCCCGCCGAAATCCATGATTGGAAAAAATTTCAATTTGACAGATTGATCAAAGTTCCATCTTCTTTCCCCCATAAAGTTTGGCTGTtctgacacagagagggagaaaaagcagAGTTATGCCTCTAATGTGTGGTCCGGGGGCCACAGGGGGCCCCTCTGAGACCCCCAGGACAATAGGACATCCTGGAACATTATTCCATGGctgaatcagattttttaaaaaaggataagATTTATGAGCATAAAGCCTTTGATTAATGTGCATCTGTATGGTGTCACGTATTTGGtattgaatgcttttttttttaaatgcagacgATTGTGCGGTCGTCCTTCATAATACACTTTTTTTAGTTGCCCATGTGATCTtgtaatgtaaatactgtgaaagagacggagacagaatGAAGCAATTTCATCTTTCTTCCCTTCGTTCTTCCTCTCAGGTTCTAGTAAACATTGGGAAGAGTTTCGACGAGGAGAGAAGTAATTTCATCGCGCCACGCAAAGGGATTTACAGTTTTAACTTCCACGTAGTGAAAGTCTACAACCGCCAAACCATACAGGTAACAGGTTCatgtgtttctcttctgtgtgtgtgtgtgtgtgtgtgtgtgtgtgtgtgcgggcttAACACTCCCCTcgctgtttttcccccctcctcataAAAAGTTGAATATGATCTGCGCTGGCAAGTCACTTTTGTAAAGGTTGGAGATGGTCTTGTCCCCCGGGAGACAAATGACGGAGGCGGTGCAGATGAAAAACCTCGTCTCCTGTGCCGCCCCGCCGGCTCCATCTTAATTAATCAATACAAGCGCAGGAGGACGGAGCCCATAGCAGGCGGCGTGCAGCCGGCGGGAGGACGCGGCTCGTGCGGCGAGCGAGCTTCACAAGCTTTCACAGTGCAGCACCGCGGACAGCGacgttttctcctcctctcgtctccgcCTCGTTCGCGGAACGAGGCCGCGGGGCCGACGGGAGATCTGTGGGTTGTTTAGAAAAGGAACAAAGCAAACTGAgaaaggcatttttttaaaagttttattacgcggaaaaacacacaaagactcaCATGGGTTTTAGGTTAAAatacactctctcacacacacacacacacacacacacacacacacacacacacacacactctcccttcTTTCGTCCCACTAACAACTCGCTTTAATCGTCGCACTTATTACGCAGACGCGGTCTCTCTCCACATTTCTTCTGGCGCGTCAAGTGACAGAAATCAATTGAGCGGCCTTCAGCCCATTTCCGGCATTTCAACATGCACATAATGATGCTTTACACGCCGCACAGCGTTAATTACAATGTATCCCTGCAAATTAAACTGTTGTGCAATTACGCTCGCGGGTTCCCCGGGGCTTTGGCATTACGTTTTTATGCTACTTATACTCCATCGTTGCAGTCTTGAATTAATtggcgcggcggcggcgacaaTAACGACGAcggcgacaacaacaacaaggagggCGGGTTGATTGTGTGAAGGGGAGACGCTGCTGTAATGTCAAGCTGGCAGTCATCCTTGTGCGACTGAACCCAAATAGACCACGGATGGCGAAACACTTGACTCGAGGCGCCGAAGTAATTAGGCGCGGCGCGCCGGGGCGGGACACGGTGGCGACGTTGCCTCCGTCACGTTCACCGTCAGCACCGCCGTCTGTGCCAATCTTGCGGGGCTTTCATATTGAAAGCGATGAAACATCGTTTGCTGCGAAACAGCAAGAATAGATTTACAcgatcgattaatctgtcgattacttcCTGGTTgaatcgattcgttgtttggttcataaagtggtgaaaaattGCGATCCGCGTTTCCCCAAActccgagatgatgttttgtttcgtccacacaccaaagatgttcagttcactgtcagagaggagcaaagaaaccagaacatattcacattgaagaagctgaaatcagagaattgcCACTTGTTGCCCCGTtaaaacgacttgaaccgacTAATCGATTCATTTAAATAGTTTGCGATTAACGTGgtcgtcgattactaatcgattaacagTTGCAGATCCAAAGGAGAGGAGCTGTTTGCGTTAGCGGAGTAATTACTCAACTTCCTGACTTTTACAACCGTCGTCGTTTGTTAACTCGACTGCAGCGATTAAGGTTTTTAAGTCCTGTTCAGCCTGAATCCTCCAAAGCCTCAAAACACTTTTTAGACGCCGACACTTGAAAAATTGACCTTGAACCTTGAAGAATCTTTGTTCCGTCTCGTTTTATTGACACGAAACCCGACAGGTGTAAgttagagctgcaacggttaatcgattagtaatcgactactaaaatAACCTGCGACCCTTTTGATCatcgattcatcggttcaagtGGTTTGAGTGGACATTCTCTGACTTCAGCTCTTTCAATGTGGATACtacctggtttctttgctcctctacgacagtaaactaaatatctttggtgtgtggacaaaaccaaacatcatcttgggggtttgggggaAACCCCATCGACATGTGTCTCGATGTTCTGACATCTTACAGACCGAACAACCAATCGATTGATTGATGAAAACAGCCCCGCTGTAGGTtactcccctctcctcctcctcctcctcctctaagcATCCGACCTCCGTGCCGCTCACCCTCAACCTGTTCTGCCCGTCCCCGCCATCCGCCCGGCGCATCTGCCGCGTTGAAAACTCCCACTGTTTGATTGCCTTAGAGGCGGCGACTGTGGCGCTCGCAGGAGATGAGAGACAGCAGGCGAAGCAGAGTGTGTTTGAGAGGGGAAATGCAAAACAGCGAGGGGACGAACGGGGGGGACAGGCAAAAGAGGAAT contains:
- the cbln1 gene encoding cerebellin-1, producing MLALRLLLGAVCLAAGPARAQNETEPIVLEGKCLVVCDSNPAADPTGTALGISVRSGSAKVAFSAVRNTNHEPSEMSNRTMVIYFDRVLVNIGKSFDEERSNFIAPRKGIYSFNFHVVKVYNRQTIQVSLMHNGWPVISAFAGDQDVTREAASNGVLIQMEKGDRAYLKLERGNLMGGWKYSTFSGFLVFPV